A segment of the Phoenix dactylifera cultivar Barhee BC4 chromosome 15, palm_55x_up_171113_PBpolish2nd_filt_p, whole genome shotgun sequence genome:
CAGGCACCAGGGGGTCAGACTGGAGGCAGCCAACGGATCTTTAAGTAGATTATGATCGGTGCTGAAGCCAAAGCTGCGTGTGAGGGTGTCTCCTATGCGAGGCAAGTATTGGGCATAGATTGTATCGTTCTAAAGAGAAATTTAGCCACGGTGATCGAGTGGATTCAGAATCGGGAGCATGCCTCATGTGGGATGATATACAATATCTACCGAGTTTTGGGGGAGTGCGCCTCCCAGCTAGCTACCCATGCCTACAGGGAGGCAAACAGTACGACAGATTGGGTGGCTTCCTTTGCGGCTCAGCATTCCGAGGATTTCATTTGGGACGACCACTCTTTGGTTCCGTCTCCTCTGTATTCTCTTATCTTCCTTGATCTTATAGGCTGCACTCACATCCGTTGTGTGTGAGtcgccgttgtaccaaaaaaaaaccctaaataTGTTTGGCTGGGATGGGATCATGCTTGATCCTATGCAGTCCTGATAACCCGAATGCATTCAGAAAACTTTCAATCGAGCCAACCTCGACCTAATTAGCCAAGCCATACTCGTTCACTCCAGACCCAACCTGGTTGTGAACCTAGCATTTTTAGTGCTCTGAAACGTGCTCCATATGCAAGTGTAGTTGGCTATTGCATTTTCAATGTTCCAGTTAGGTTTTAAGATAAAAATCTTATGGTCTGGTGATGGATAACCTAATTATCCATTTGAACGAGCATTTAGTAACATACATAGGTGCTTGCATGTGTATGCATGCCTTCTACCTAGTGCTTGCATGGGTTGATCATATATCACTAGTGGAGTTTGCTTACAATAATAGTTATCATTCTAGCATCCACATGGCACCTTATGAAGCCCTGTATGGAAGAAAATGTCGGTCTCCTTTACATTGGGATGATGTTGGAGAGAAGAAGTTGTTGGGCCTTGAATTAGTTCAGAGTGCTAGGGAGAAGATTCTACTGATCAGGAAAAGGCTCAAGGCAGCTCAAGATAGACAGAAAAGCTGGGCagataagaaaagaagagaagtgaAATTTCAGGAGGGGGACTTTGTATTAAAAGTTTCACCCTCGAAAGGTGTTACAAGATTTGGAAGACATAGTAAATTAAATCCTCGCTACATTGGACCCTTTGAGATTCTTTCCAGAGTAGGGGAGGTTGCTTACAAACTAGCTTTGCTACCAGAGTTATCCAGTGTGCATAATGTCTTTCACGTTTCTCTTCTACGGAGATACATTCCTGATCCCAGCCATATAGTACAGCACGAGCCCCTGCAGATTGATAGAGACCTGATTTATGAAGAGTATCCTTTACGCATCATTGATCATAAGGAGCAGGTCCTGAGGCGACGTATCATCCCCTATGTGAAAGTTCAGTGGAGCAACCATTCGGAGAGA
Coding sequences within it:
- the LOC120113327 gene encoding uncharacterized protein LOC120113327 — protein: MAPYEALYGRKCRSPLHWDDVGEKKLLGLELVQSAREKILLIRKRLKAAQDRQKSWADKKRREVKFQEGDFVLKVSPSKGVTRFGRHSKLNPRYIGPFEILSRVGEVAYKLALLPELSSVHNVFHVSLLRRYIPDPSHIVQHEPLQIDRDLIYEEYPLRIIDHKEQVLRRRIIPYVKVQWSNHSEREATWELEEDMRARHP